In one window of Frigoriglobus tundricola DNA:
- a CDS encoding glycoside hydrolase family 10 protein, with protein MLRSVLGLMALGFVAPAAPAADTPPPLPREFRGVWVATVANIDWPSKPGIPAEKQKSELLAILDKAAALKLNAVIFQVRPMADALYESKREPWSEYLTGTLGKAPGYDPLAFAVDEAHKRGLELHAWFNPYRARHPSAKSSAPDDHITKSRPDLAKPYGTHSWMNPTHPDVQNHALAVVLDVVKRYDIDGVHIDDYFYPYKEKDAAGAVIPFPDDDTWEAYQKDGGKLARDDWRRDAVNTFVKRMYSEAKRAKPWVKVGISPFGIWRPGHPAGITGLDQYAELYADAKLWFNEGWVDYVSPQLYWPIRQEKQSFPKLLEWWAGENTKKRHLWPGLYTGRVTGTEKGWPAKEVVDQITVTRKQKGVDGAVHFSARALMRNPGGIADELAKTYTEPALVPETPWLAQGKPPAPPEVSRETTDGKTLLRVKTASDTRFVVVRALTGGAWATTVRGAGAGTVTVPVPASERIVIVALDRTGRESEAVEVKYYPGK; from the coding sequence ATGCTCCGTTCGGTTCTCGGGCTCATGGCCCTCGGCTTCGTCGCGCCCGCGGCGCCCGCGGCCGACACACCGCCGCCGCTCCCGCGCGAGTTCCGGGGCGTCTGGGTCGCCACCGTCGCCAACATCGACTGGCCCTCGAAGCCGGGCATCCCGGCGGAGAAACAGAAGTCCGAACTCCTCGCGATTCTGGACAAAGCCGCCGCTCTCAAACTGAACGCGGTCATCTTCCAGGTGCGCCCGATGGCCGATGCGCTGTACGAATCGAAACGGGAGCCGTGGAGCGAGTACCTCACCGGTACTCTGGGGAAGGCGCCGGGCTACGACCCGCTCGCGTTCGCGGTCGACGAGGCCCACAAGCGCGGTCTGGAACTGCACGCGTGGTTCAACCCGTATCGCGCCCGGCACCCGTCGGCAAAATCGTCCGCGCCGGACGATCACATCACCAAGAGCCGGCCGGACCTCGCCAAGCCCTATGGCACGCACTCGTGGATGAACCCGACGCACCCGGACGTGCAGAACCACGCGCTCGCCGTCGTCCTCGACGTGGTGAAGCGGTACGACATCGACGGCGTCCACATCGACGATTACTTCTACCCGTACAAGGAGAAAGACGCGGCCGGGGCCGTCATCCCGTTCCCGGACGACGACACCTGGGAAGCTTATCAGAAAGACGGCGGCAAGCTCGCCCGCGACGACTGGCGGCGCGACGCGGTCAACACGTTCGTGAAGCGGATGTATTCAGAGGCCAAGAGGGCGAAACCGTGGGTGAAAGTGGGCATCAGCCCGTTCGGTATCTGGCGGCCCGGCCACCCCGCCGGCATTACAGGGCTGGACCAGTACGCCGAACTCTACGCCGATGCGAAACTGTGGTTCAACGAGGGCTGGGTGGATTACGTTTCGCCGCAACTGTACTGGCCCATCCGGCAGGAAAAACAGAGCTTTCCGAAGCTTCTGGAGTGGTGGGCCGGCGAGAACACGAAGAAGCGGCACCTCTGGCCGGGGCTCTACACCGGTCGCGTGACGGGCACCGAGAAGGGCTGGCCCGCGAAAGAAGTGGTCGATCAGATCACTGTGACTCGCAAGCAGAAGGGCGTTGACGGCGCCGTTCACTTCAGCGCGCGGGCGCTGATGCGAAACCCGGGCGGCATCGCGGACGAACTCGCAAAGACCTACACGGAGCCGGCCCTGGTGCCCGAAACGCCGTGGCTGGCGCAGGGGAAGCCGCCGGCGCCGCCGGAGGTCAGTCGCGAAACGACCGATGGGAAGACCCTCCTGCGCGTGAAGACCGCCTCCGACACGCGATTCGTTGTGGTGCGGGCGCTCACGGGTGGTGCGTGGGCGACGACCGTTCGCGGCGCGGGGGCGGGGACCGTTACGGTTCCGGTGCCCGCGTCGGAGCGGATCGTGATTGTCGCGCTGGACCGCACGGGTCGCGAAAGTGAAGCCGTGGAAGTGAAGTATTACCCCGGCAAATAA
- a CDS encoding BadF/BadG/BcrA/BcrD ATPase family protein — translation MREPGRWRSPAAPTAAPPAPGGWGPLLGDEGSGYAIALAGLRAAARSADGRAAATLLTDRLLAAYGLTRPQDLIGVVYRGGDRAALAALAPVVLAAAEAGDPVADQIVCDAASELAAATAAAARHLNFGAAFPVAMAGGLLAAPDYRERFLSALAARGLAVGPGALVTEPAEGAVRLALDTITSST, via the coding sequence TTGCGGGAACCGGGTCGATGGCGTTCGCCCGCAGCGCCGACGGCCGCACCGCCCGCGCCCGGCGGTTGGGGGCCGCTGCTCGGTGACGAGGGGAGCGGGTACGCGATCGCGCTCGCCGGGCTCCGTGCGGCCGCCCGCAGCGCCGACGGTCGCGCCGCCGCCACGCTGCTCACGGACCGCTTACTGGCCGCCTACGGCCTCACCCGGCCCCAGGATCTGATCGGCGTGGTCTATCGCGGTGGCGACCGTGCGGCCCTTGCCGCCCTCGCGCCCGTTGTCCTCGCCGCGGCCGAAGCGGGCGACCCGGTCGCGGACCAGATCGTGTGTGATGCGGCCAGTGAACTGGCCGCCGCGACGGCCGCAGCGGCGCGACACTTGAACTTCGGGGCCGCGTTCCCGGTCGCGATGGCCGGCGGGCTGCTCGCCGCCCCCGACTACCGGGAACGGTTCCTTTCGGCGCTCGCCGCCCGCGGCCTCGCTGTCGGCCCGGGTGCACTCGTCACCGAACCCGCCGAGGGGGCCGTCCGCCTCGCGCTCGACACGATCACCTCATCCACCTGA